Proteins co-encoded in one Quercus robur chromosome 8, dhQueRobu3.1, whole genome shotgun sequence genomic window:
- the LOC126696009 gene encoding probable terpene synthase 2 → MKLCYKALLDVYEEIEDEMSKEGRSYLVYFATDAMKKLVQAYFVEAKWFNEGYIPTMDEYMSNALKSSGYPTVITISFVGMGDIVTREVFEWVSQEPKIVKAASTISRLMDDIVSQEFEQKREHFVSSIDCYMKQHGVSKEEVHNEFQKQIENAWKDINQGCLRPTQVPMPLLTRVLNFSQVMDLLYKDGDAYTYWRSADTGCYFIAC, encoded by the exons ATGAAGTTGTGTTATAAAGCACTCCTGGATGTTTATGAAGAAATTGAGGATGAGATGTCCAAGGAAGGAAGATCATACCTTGTTTACTTTGCAACAGATGCG ATGAAAAAACTTGTTCAAGCCTATTTTGTTGAAGCCAAGTGGTTTAACGAAGGATATATACCCACAATGGATGAGTATATGAGTAATGCTTTAAAATCTAGTGGCTACCCTACAGTTATAACCATATCTTTTGTTGGCATGGGAGATATAGTAACACGAGAGGTCTTCGAATGGGTCTCCCAGGAGCCTAAGATTGTTAAAGCAGCATCAACCATAAGCAGACTAATGGATGACATTGTCTCCCAAGAG TTTGAGCAAAAGAGAGAGCATTTTGTCTCAAGCATTGATTGCTACATGAAGCAACATGGTGTCTCAAAAGAAGAGGTACATAACGAATTTCAAAAGCAAATCGAGAATGCATGGAAGGATATAAACCAAGGGTGCCTTAGACCTACCCAAGTGCCAATGCCTCTCCTCACACGAGTTCTCAATTTCTCACAAGTAATGGATCTGCTTTACAAGGATGGAGATGCATACACATATTGGAGAAGTGCTGATACAGGGTGTTACTTCATTGCTTGTTGA
- the LOC126694932 gene encoding (-)-germacrene D synthase-like: protein MSLQVSAVPAQTKNPNSNKKRPLVNYSPSLWGDHFLSYANDAMETNDNLEQIQRLKEEVGKLLMDPIDKPSQKLELIDAIQRLGVSYHFESEIDEILQQIYKDNHNEVGQEDNGSLCTIALRFRLLRQQGYNIPSDIFNKFKDNKGNFKESLTHDVQGMLHLYEATHMRVHGEDILDEALKFTTTYLKSVVTNLNPTLATQVNRALKRPIRKCLQRVEARHYFSTYNENASHNEVLLKFAKLDFNILQKQHQKELSHISRWWKDLDFANKLSFARDRVVECYFWILGVYFEPQYSIARKILTKIICMASTIDDIYDAYGTYEELELFTDAIKRFIA from the exons ATGTCTCTTCAAGTTTCCGCAGTCCCTGCTCAAACCAAGAATccaaattctaataaaaaacGTCCCTTGGTGAATTATAGTCCTAGCTTATGGGGAGACCATTTCCTCTCTTATGCTAATGACGCCATG GAAACCAATGACAACTTGGAGCAAATTCAGAGGTTGAAGGAAGAAGTGGGGAAGTTGCTAATGGATCCCATCGATAAGCCTTCACAAAAGTTGGAGTTAATTGATGCAATCCAACGCTTGGGCGTGTCGTACCATTTTGAAAGTGAAATTGACGAAATATTACAACAAATTTACAAAGATAATCATAATGAGGTTGGTCAGGAAGACAATGGTAGTCTTTGCACTATTGCTCTTCGTTTTCGATTACTAAGACAACAAGGTTATAACATTCCAAGTG ATATCTTCAACAAATTCAAAGACAACAAGGGGAACTTCAAGGAATCACTTACTCATGATGTGCAGGGAATGTTACACTTGTATGAAGCTACGCATATGAGGGTGCATGGAGAAGATATACTTGATGAAGCACTTAAGTTTACTACTACTTACCTTAAGTCAGTGGTGACTAATTTAAACCCTACTCTTGCAACACAAGTAAATCGTGCCTTAAAGCGACCTATTCGAAAGTGCTTGCAAAGGGTAGAGGCAAGGCATTACTTCTCTACCTACAACGAAAATGCTTCACATAATGAAGTTCTACTAAAATTTGCAAAGCTAGATTTTAACATATTACAAAAACAACACCAAAAGGAACTTAGTCATATCTCAAG GTGGTGGAAAGATTTGGATTTTGCAAATAAACTATCTTTTGCACGAGATAGAGTGGTGGAGTGCTACTTCTGGATTTTGGGGGTGTACTTTGaaccccaatactcaattgcTAGGAAGATACTaaccaaaataatttgtatGGCATCAACCATAGATGACATATATGATGCATATGGTACTTATGAAGAACTTGAGCTCTTCACAGATGCGATTAAAAGGTTTATAGCGTAG
- the LOC126693929 gene encoding uncharacterized protein LOC126693929, translating to MVEKLGYTSYGKLWYRMPMVSLEDGGLRPVTIDNDDLAMSMVDVVQGHKVIELYVEHCVDVPNIIDDVGDDINYSKNSKDSSGSDDAFDKMVMGPVDLGQASKEQDSNMAMGSNAKIAIGLSDNDQPYESEELLSMDDDDDNNVILPYPVFVPPTNPKHTNFVKGMLFISLEQFKNAVTDYAVHGG from the coding sequence ATGGTTGAGAAGTTGGGGTATACGAGTTATGGTAAGTTGTGGTATAGGATGCCTATGGTGAGCTTGGAGGATGGTGGGCTTAGGCCTGTAACTATTGACAATGATGATTTGGCTATGAGTATGGTAGATGTTGTTCAGGGGCATAAGGTGATAGAGTTGTATGTAGAGCACTGTGTGGATGTGCCTAACATAATTGATGATGTGGGAGATGATATAAACTATTCTAAAAATTCTAAAGACTCAAGTGGTAGTGATGATGCTTTTGATAAGATGGTGATGGGACCAGTAGATTTAGGCCAGGCAAGCAAAGAACAAGATAGTAACATGGCGATGGGGTCAAATGCCAAGATCGCAATTGGTCTTAGTGACAATGACCAACCTTATGAATCTGAGGAGCTTTTAAgtatggatgatgatgatgacaacaATGTTATACTTCCTTATCCTGTGTTCGTACCTCCTACAAACCCAAAACATACCAACTTTGTAAAGGGAATGCTGTTTATTTCACTTGAACAGTTTAAGAATGCTGTAACTGATTATGCAGTTCATGGGGGCTAG
- the LOC126696008 gene encoding uncharacterized protein LOC126696008 — protein sequence MESNPDSAALAQQVQALAATIEELTKQNQEMKLRLQQVQQAQQEENRSKDNLEEEGDSQRRGTPHRPTTPDEQNSDLFREMRKEMDELRSAIKEKTDRSVDKMVRATDSPFTAAVLECPVPSKFRLPQLEPFDGLKDPQDHLNTFKKTLGLQQPPNEILCRSFPTTLKGAAKEWFTKLPNSSIDNFDQLSSAFLRYFIGGQRPRRPVDYLLTIRQGEKETLRSYVKRFTRETLEVDEADDKVQLTTFKAGLRSRDLVGSLAKNPPKTMAEMLLKAQKYMNAEDALATIKDTERPGDKAKKEDDRRGQKRDRPDRRNNDGNRRKDDKNPRTFHRDHGHNTEDCRDLKEQIEELIRKGKLQKYVKKREYSKFRDDNRTQRESFTQDDDHPSQPPRKVIGEINMITGGPFSRGSFRSLKKAFHR from the exons atggaatccaacccagactcagcagccttggcccagcaagtCCAGGCCCTTgcagccaccattgaagaactcaccaaacagaaccaggaaatgaagctacgGCTTCAGCAAGTCCAACAGGCTCAACAGGAAGAGAACCGGTCCAAAGATAACTTGGAGGAAGAAGGGGATAGTCAACGGAGAGGAACCCCTCATAGACCAACTACTCCGGACGAGCAAAACTCGGACCTCTTTCGAGAAATGAGGAAGGAAATGGACGAGCTGAGGAGCGCCATTAAAGAAAAGACGGACCGAAGCGTGGACAAAATGGTAAGAGCTACGGATTCACCCTTCACCGCCGCGGTACTAGAATGCCCTGTTCCTTCAAAATTTCGCTTACCTCAGCTTGAGCCGTTCGACGGGCTAAAAGACCCCCAGGATCACCTTAATACCTTCAAGAAGACTTTGGGACTTCAACAACCACCTAACGAGATACTGTGCCGTTCCTTCCCGACAACTCTCAAAGGAGCGGCAAAAGAATGGTTTACAAAGTTGCCAAACTCGTCCATAGACAACTTCGATCAGCTGAGTAGTGCCTTCTTGCGCTACTTCATAGGGGGACAACGCCCAAGGAGGCCAGTGGACTACTTACTCACCataagacagggagagaaggagacTCTGAGGTCATATGTCAAGCGATTCACCCGGGAAACTCTGGAAGTagacgaagctgatgacaaggtaCAACTGACGACCTTCAAAGCAGGGTTGAGATCCAGAGACCTCGTGGGCTCTCTTGCAAAGAACCCCCCGAAGACGATGGCGGAGATGCTCCTAAAGGCACAAAAGTACATGAACGCGGAAGATGCCCTAGCTACCATAAAAGATACCGAGAGGCCAGGAGACAAGGCCAAGAAGGAAGACGACCGTAGAgggcaaaagagagacagaCCAGATCGTCGGAACAATGACGGAAATAGGAGGAAGGATGATAAAAATCCTCGGACG TTCCATAGAGACCACGGCCACAACACAGAGGATTGCAGAGACCTGAAGGAGCAAATAGAGGAGTTAATACGGAAAGGGAAGTTACAGAAGTATgtaaagaaaagagaatataGCAAGTTCAGAGACGACAACAGGACCCAGCGTGAATCCTTCACTCAGGATGACGACCATCCGTCCCAGCCTCCACGCAaggtgatcggggagataaacaTGATCACAGGAGGACCATTCTCAAGAGGATCATTTAGATCACTCAAAAAAGCATTCCATAGATAG